Sequence from the Mugil cephalus isolate CIBA_MC_2020 chromosome 20, CIBA_Mcephalus_1.1, whole genome shotgun sequence genome:
GGCGAACCACCACTCGCCTCTTTGGGGGTGTAGGAGCTGGCGAGCGTCACCAAGGACCAGAACAAAATGCCGACGCTCATGATGTACTTCCTGTTGTAGCGGTCGCCGAGGTACCCAAAGACAGGAGCCAGGAACATGTAGCTGCAGATAAAAACTGAGAGCAGGCAAACAGCCCGTCAGTCGTGACgggacagaaataaacacaggaGCTGCAGCCGATCGGTCGTCTCACCCGTTTGGAGTAAGCCGGACTTCCCGTCGTCAATCCCGAAATAATGCTCGATGTCCGGGAGGACACCTGGTGGAGCCGACAAGAAAGAGCGGGGTTCATTTATTACGTCGCACTTCAACATATTTGATGTGTTTATTGATGTATAATGCAGGAAGTTCTAGTGAGAAGAACAGTCCAGGAAACAAGATTATGCGAGAACATTATCAGAAACAGGTCGGAAACACATCCCTCCTCCTTGGTGCCTGCGTTACCCACAATGCACGTGGAAACATGCTGAGGTGGAAAGTCCTTTTAGACAGAGTctaattaaaaggtaaaaatacTGATTTTGCTGATACagaataaatcaaatttaaaacaagttgataaagttaaaaaagtttctattcatatatttatttttaattacgATATTaacactatttattttatttaatacgTTTATAAAAGATAAGATCCCAAATAAAAACCACCAGCatacaaatataataaagaACATGTGGTAATGAGATATATATCATGTTAAGAGGCTGTACTGTAATTCGACAGACTCTTCCTAATAAGAAAAGTGAAAACCTTCTATTTGTTGATCTGTCAAAATGATCTAAACTGTCTCTGTGATAAAAGCACCCACAAGCAGCGATGATTCATTTCCTTTCTCACAGGAAGTTTCTACTTTATCGCTTCCTACAAAGaacgacaaaaaacaaaaaaaaaaaaaaacaaggtgcgGTGTACCTGCTACAGTGAACCTGTCCATGTAGTTGAGCAGATTGATGTAGCAGAGGATGAAGACGGTGGACAGCGCTCGGACCCGGGACACCCCGCTGGCcgactccccctcctcctcctgcggcCGCTGGGACCCCGTCCTGTCCCGGTCCTCCGGACCCTCCGCCTcgctgtcagaggagaagaaCGGAGCGGAGTCCGACGTCGGCTCACCCAGAgacatggctgctgctgctggggagAGGCGGCAAAGGGGCAGTTCGTTTAAATGGTGACAGAAAGGGATCTGAAGCAGCTGAGCCATTGTCTGACTCCGATTATCCATTTCATgttgtggcccctgaactaaaagttgtgagtttgacacctctgtgTTAGGCCATATGTTTTAAGTGCTGCCACACACACGGAAGTTATGTGAACATGTTATGAGCACACAGGGGGAGGACCACAGTGGAAAATCCTGTTTATCTTCTTTTGCTCAAAGCTCTGTGTCAAATGTCACATGGAAGAACTGGAAATCAAAGCGAAAGTAGTTATATTCTTCTTTGCATCACGTAATTATTGCAGTGGAAAGGCATCGAATGCGCCGCTGAAGAGAACCCGTATAAAGGAGAAGCAGGGAAACTACAAACATGTGACGTCCGGGAAGAGGAGCTCATGACACAGACAATGAGCTGATGTGGTCACTTTTTGCTTCATTCAGTGGAACTGCAGGACGGGCTGTGGTTTACTAAAAGACACTTCACTCATCAGCGTACGCTGAGGTGTTCACACGGTTTCTGCTGACATATAAAACGATACGTGTTCATGGTCAGACCTGCAATTCACATAATCACAGTTTATTATCAAACTTGAGTAACGTCCAGACGTAAAATGCAATCTGGTTATCTCTGTTTTTTATGCAAATATAAACTGATTGTTGAATGTGGCCGCACATTGCAACGACAAATTATCATATAATTGTCATATTTAAGATTTTCTGTCACAGAAGTGACGCAGGCACAGACGTACTGTATGTGCAGAGACATCATTAGGCTGCCCTGACCTTCGCTCCATTAGTAAACACAGCTCAATGATTAGACAGTGCGTGATTTCCCCCTGCGCAGGTCCGCCGGCTTAAACTTACATCTGAACTCAGCCTCACGAGTAAGTAATAAGCTGGTAAAAATACCAGCAGCATGCGCAGGTTAACTCGCTGCGGTGCAATTCACAAAATTCCAGCCCCCATTCACAATTCAggaatttttatgtttttgctttgcaGTAAGCATTAATGCTGGTTTAAACCCCCGGTGTGTCCTAAAAAAAGAATCTAAAAAATTCGGCAAACAAACAATTGTTTTTGCCCCGATGCGTTTTGATTAATTTCAATATGCAAATCACTGCCAGGTATGAAGAGTAACTCCAGAGTCTATTGCGGATTTTGTTAATTCTGTGTAAACTGCATTACAAATACATCAAGTTAAGTTGCTTTAAAGTCTTTAATCTTTTTTGATGATGACGATGAATTCGGCAAACGAACAACATGTTTTGGATAAATACTTAGCTTTAGATTTGAATCTAACAAGTGGCATTTCTTTCATGGGTTCACTCTTGTTAGAGCAAAACTAAATTCGTAGCATTTTGAATAGAATTCGTTGTAAAAGTGCACTCGGTCTGTCATGTAGTCTGAATGGTTTTAATGAGCGTGTCTTCATTTTACTGCTGAGCCAGTGTCAGTCGCTGTTAGCCTGCTTGTTGTTTACCTGTGAGGATGAGTCAGGCTGaagcttctttcttctttctgccgCGGGCTGCAAAGCTCCTCGTCGTCACACACGCCCAGAAACTCTAAGCTGAACCCATGCTGAAGATTTACAGGTTAAAATATTCCCCGAGCACACAGTCTGCCGGGACAACAGCTTAAAAAAACCTGAATGTTTACTGCGGAACTACTAAAATTGACGCCCCTATACGGCCGCCATGACGGTTTTGACCACACTTCCGCTTCGCTGCTCACGTGACTTTATTATCGGCGAATCACGTGGCagaaattaattcataaaaGAGGAAGCGTTTCTGTCACTGGGTGTAAAGTCAGCAGAGTGAGACAGTTAGCaagtatttaaatttaatataatataccCAATAATTtagaacatatttttttttatctttttattttaatcatctaACACAGAagcgtcaaactcattttagttcaaggGCCCattttgatctcaagggggccggaccagtaacacaataacttattaacttgtaaataacaactccaaatgtttccctttgctgtAGTGCAAAAAggtacagctacatgtaatgagCAGCCGTATATTTCTAAAGAGGTGcgagtgcaatttcttattttatcgaaaaattttcagctaatatcttcagtgtaatttttgcaaattcatccagCGGGCCAaattggaccctctggtgggccgtcTTTGGCCCTCGGGCCTTATGttgacacccctgatctaaCACATGCATCTGTTTCTTAGTATGTTTTTTGTAATAAGAATAATTAAACATCCctatattatttttacttttattttgtactcaACACCATGTGACATGATGTAGCTCCTGCTCTGCCTTTAGGGGGCACAACAAACACCTCTACTCATATTTATAGTTGGCGGGTTGGTTTAGGTTTGAAACACACTCaggagtatttatttatttatttattttcaaaactgtatttatagtgcaaacaacatattttattaaatttctcaataaaaaagaacatttattgAAGTAATAAGTGAAGTCTTATTACAGTAACAAAAACTGAACCATGCTATTCACACAATGGCAAAGATAACACTCAGATCCAGACTTCTATGATATCTCCGTCCTCCATGTTGAGCTGAGCCGGCGTCTGACTGGCTGCGACTTTGGAGCCGTCGAAGTGGAATCGGACCTTTGTCTGCGCGGCGGCAGACATCTTGCACAGATACTGAGAGAAGATAGAGCCCAGCGGGGCGTCCTGTAACACGTGACACGTGACGTCATTAGTTTGCGTTCGGCTACTAAAGCAAACACAAGGCGAGGACGAGGATACTTACTCTGTTTAGAGAGAATTCCTGAGACGAGTCTTTGTCTTTGCTCTGCAGCCTCACGGTGATGATGCTGCCGTCGTCGGCAGCTTTGAGGTTTTCCTCCGCCATGACGACACAGTCTgcacagaagaaagaaaagatttcaagaaattagatttttttcttttagatctGAGCTTGATCAGATCATTTAACTACTAGAACTGACTCTGACACCTGTGGTTCCGACATTAAAGTTACTCTGAGGACGAAACGTAAACACTTGGGTGCAGGGTCAGGTTAAAATGATCTTTCATCAAACCCTTTAGTTCTTTTATTAACACAGACATTGACGTCAGCAAAGGTTTATCTGTCAGCCGCTGCTGATTAACTGCGCTCTGCCAAAGATGAAGACGCATCTGTGACATCACTCTATCACTGCTATTGACCGGTGCTGTTGTAGCATAATTTCCTGTAAACAGTCGACAACATGACGGCACcacaaaagtcaaataaaatcaacTCGTTACAGAACATAGGTCTAATAGTTAAGCTCTGACTGGTTGAAAATGCTGCCTGCCTTAAGGTGTTGTGGTCGtgtaattaaatcatttataaatgattttatcCATTaagaattttagttttttgtcttttctctgctctctTAAAATGCCAAGAAGCATCACagcaaaaactataaaaaaaaaaagttgtgtcaataagaacagattaaaaaaactaTTGCTGAACTATTATACATCTGGTTGTTGCCGGTCTCCCGCATGAATGACTCCGACAGTTTATTATATGACGAAGTAGGGGGCTGTATTAatccactgaaaagacacatatcgccaactagtgtggaggaggaggacatgtcctgTCAATTAATAAATTTTCTCCGTTACaagtaaactgggacaaggaccacattcagaaagtcgaatttcgattCTTGATTAAGCtgcgcatgtaaacgcaccaACATTCATCCTGtgattattcattcatttcatagTTTTAAGTAAAGAATCTAATTACTGTGTCATGTGACTCACCTATGATGTCGGCGATGCCGAGGCCGAGCTCGCTGACGGTGGAGTCCGTCTGcagctccacttcctccctcatCAGCAGGAGGCGAGAAGGAGGGACGTTCAGGATGGAGGACAGTCGCGTAGCTACGTCACTAAGAAGTGttgactaaaaacaaacaaaggggAAGTGAAATGATTTGTTCATGTAGGGCAGCACTAACCACAAAAATCGtctgaaaacataatttcataATTTCATAATGCCCTTTTCCATCTggagaaaaatatattcacactaATAGATGAGTAAACTTTAATATTTGATAGTTCCATGCAATTTATTTGCTaattaaataatggaaacatgttaaaatgcaaCTGTTGCCCTGAGACAACAATGTACCATTATGGAATCAAGATGGCAGCATTAACGTGTGTGAGTATTGTGTGTTTAGGTGTTATGTTCAAAAGCAGCCATTCGTcataattttgttttgatttgtacAATTTCACAAAGGTAAATTTGACATTGGCTGCAGTAGGTTCAGGCtattactttactttaattTACTTTCCTCCATTTGCACATTTGCCTCCATTTACAGAATGAATTCAGCCTCATTCTATGCctctttgaagaagaagaagaagaagaagaagaagaagaagagggtacTTCGCACTTCTAAAGGTTATAATCTTAGTTTGAATACTTTCTTTAAAGTATTACGCTTTGACTCTTCAAATTCGATTTGTTGTTCCACAATAGTACAATGTTGCCTACAGGCATCTTTCAGACAACAAAGCCTTCAAAAGAGTTCcttttctaacattttaaaaatttacaATGGCGTATATTGTAACCTGTTGatgcttttaaatatttgatacATGTTTATGATATAAATGATGTTCAAATTGAAAGAAAAGtctctttttttacttttcaccaTTACGGTACAATGTTGCCTACAGGCAACAAAGCCCAAAaacttccaaaaaataaaaaaatttaaaaattctttagattatgtttatttagtctattttaagacaaaaaacCTCCTAACTGGCATCATAATGCATGTCATAGAGGGTTAAgtgctgtaaataaaaacaactgagcAAGAACTGAAATGTTAGTCTGATAAATTGTAGCTCAACTCTGAGAAAATCTTCCAAACACAATGTGATTTCCTGCTGTTTCCGCCCGTAACTGTTACGACTGTATTAGGAGTCAGGTGCGGCTGATTCTCCTGTTGGAGCCGATAAACTGCAGCGGATGAAGAGGACACGGGTGATTAAACGACTTCTGTTTCTACAGTTGTCTGGACGGTTGGTACAAAAACAGGCTGAGGACTAAAAACTGAGAAAGGGACATTCAGTTTGTGGTTTGAAGTAAAACCTGGACTGAGCCTGAGTACAGGCGTCTTTAGGATGGTACGTACACACAGCACCGGGATCTTGTGCACATCTGTACGGCAGCGGATCTTGAGAGGAATCTCCCGCACAAACGGGCTGTAACCTGAAGGGCTCATGATGATgacatcgtcgtcgtcgtcgtcctcgtcgTTACAGTCAGGCTCCACCTCGATGGGAGGGGGAGCCAGGGCGCCTCGACGCCGTCTGGACCGCCCCCTCCCACCCTGAAGTTCTGGAGACAGGAGGGAGTTCACCTCTTGAAGCCTCTTGTCGATCTCACTGAGGGAGGAAACACATTCAGTTTGTCGTATCGTCAGCTTCTAGACTGAATTTTCCAGTAAAATATTCtgtaaccattaattttttaaGAGTGTTCAGTCAGCCATTCTTTCAGCTTATCTTAATTTACCCAGAATTCCTAGTGAATTAGTCGTGTATAAGACCTAAGGTGTTTGTCTGATGTCTGTTAGTTCACTCGGTTAAATCACTCGTTCAGCTTTTAAAACTCattatttcagtgtttaaaaTTCAGTTATTCTGAATGTGTAACAACAcgtcaaacataaaaaaatcacttcagACTCACTTTATCTTCTGCGTGACCTTTCTGGAGTTCTTGTGGACCGGACTCTCTattggtggaggaggagacgggcAGTGGACGGCTTCTCTACAACGCGAAGCACAAATAGATTTACGTCAAAAAAGTGTTGCTCAGCCCGAGTCGGGCCGCCGAGAGACGATCTCGTCTTCTGACTCACTGTCGCCTCTCTGTGCGCTCCGTTGTTTTCTGAATAAGTTCTACTTCGTCCTCGGAGTCGCTGAAGCTGACGACCGGTGCCGTCCTTCCTCCGGATGAAAACGCTGACCACAGAGAGTCGTCCGCATCCTCGTCTggtcagaggaggaaacaattgcagacgggaaaaaaaacaatcttacACCATCGCCCCCATCTTCCATAAAACCTCTGTCTTTACCTGTGTTGTCCTTTTTGGCGAAGAGAGCTGCTGATGGTTTCAGCTGCAGGCTGCTGTTGACCTGACAACACAAACACGGCAAGTAAGACATCATCACAAGCAAGACAACACTGGACGTCTGGGTTTAGTTTGACCTCACCTTGTTGGAGTAGACTGGGACAGGGACAATGGCTGACGAGTCGAGGATGCGTCTTCGTTTAGGTGGAGGATTCGCAGCCCGTACCGGACTGTCGGAAACCTGGGAACAGGCACAGAAGACGCAACAGTACAAATTAAATCAAGATTTTTGACTCCgataataaatagtttttttttttttttttttttttgtgtggaatTGTTGTGTTACTTAAGAAAGAGCACAAATCATATTAGAAACATCAATGTGTACAGGGAGTGAaagtgaaattaataaaaatggaCTGTTCATAATAGTAGATTAGTATTTCTTCTAACTAAAAACGACATTACGCATGTTTTAAAAGCAGGATGTGTTGTTATTGAACAGCTTCCAGTGATAAAAGAAGCCGATAAATCAGATAAAAATGAAGTCAAGACGTATATCACCGGTGTCCATCTGATATATTATAAATTTTGAGCTTATTAGACTGATAAGGCAGGTTGAGTTGAGACGTATTTCACTTACGTGCAGCACTTTCGG
This genomic interval carries:
- the LOC124997359 gene encoding NFATC2-interacting protein; its protein translation is MAEKVSDSPVRAANPPPKRRRILDSSAIVPVPVYSNKVNSSLQLKPSAALFAKKDNTDEDADDSLWSAFSSGGRTAPVVSFSDSEDEVELIQKTTERTERRQEAVHCPSPPPPIESPVHKNSRKVTQKINEIDKRLQEVNSLLSPELQGGRGRSRRRRGALAPPPIEVEPDCNDEDDDDDDVIIMSPSGYSPFVREIPLKIRCRTDVHKIPVLCSTLLSDVATRLSSILNVPPSRLLLMREEVELQTDSTVSELGLGIADIIDCVVMAEENLKAADDGSIITVRLQSKDKDSSQEFSLNRDAPLGSIFSQYLCKMSAAAQTKVRFHFDGSKVAASQTPAQLNMEDGDIIEVWI